Proteins encoded by one window of Desulfovibrio ferrophilus:
- a CDS encoding 4Fe-4S dicluster domain-containing protein: MDKTFFIDLTRCTACRGCQVACKQWHDLPAEKTHNFGSHQNPADLSFITYKLVRFSEVEVGGKLKWLFFPEQCRHCIIAPCKEVADGYNEQAILRDETTGAVLFTGLTETLSDDEKQEVREACPYDIPRIDKETGLLSKCDMCIDRVHNGMKPACVSICPTGAMNFGDRDEMLALAEKQLAKVKKSYPKAHLVDTDDVNVIYLAEEDPKLYHEFMAADASPSTPTMGRRRMMAKFLNPLRNLT; this comes from the coding sequence ATGGATAAAACCTTCTTCATCGACCTGACGCGTTGCACGGCTTGCCGTGGTTGCCAAGTGGCCTGCAAGCAATGGCACGATCTGCCGGCTGAAAAGACCCACAACTTCGGGTCCCATCAGAACCCCGCGGATCTGTCCTTCATCACCTATAAACTCGTGCGCTTCAGCGAGGTCGAGGTGGGCGGAAAGCTGAAATGGCTGTTCTTCCCCGAGCAGTGCAGACACTGCATTATCGCGCCTTGCAAGGAAGTTGCTGATGGCTATAACGAACAGGCCATTCTGCGCGATGAAACCACCGGAGCGGTCCTGTTCACCGGATTGACCGAAACCTTGTCCGATGACGAGAAACAGGAAGTCCGCGAGGCCTGTCCTTATGACATCCCGCGCATCGACAAAGAGACCGGTCTCTTGTCCAAATGTGACATGTGCATCGATCGTGTCCACAACGGCATGAAGCCTGCGTGTGTTTCGATCTGTCCCACCGGAGCCATGAACTTCGGTGATCGTGATGAGATGCTGGCCCTGGCCGAAAAACAACTGGCCAAGGTCAAGAAAAGCTATCCTAAAGCGCATCTGGTCGATACCGACGATGTGAATGTCATCTACCTCGCCGAGGAAGACCCGAAACTCTACCATGAGTTCATGGCCGCCGACGCGAGCCCGAGCACGCCTACCATGGGTAGACGCCGCATGATGGCCAAGTTCCTCAACCCCCTGAGGAACCTGACATAA
- the fdnG gene encoding formate dehydrogenase-N subunit alpha, with translation MKICRRGFLKLSAAAGTAAAFGGLGISLKPTVARAQLLKTRWAKQTTSVCCYCAVGCGLIVHTDKASLRAINVEGDPDHPVNEGSLCAKGASIWQLGENKRRVKNVLYRAPYSDKWEVKDWDWALERIAKRVKDTRDKTFARKNAKGQMVNRCDGIASVGSAALDNEECWAYQSMLRALGLVYIEHQARIUHSATVAALAESFGRGAMTNHWIDIKNSDCVLIMGSNAAENHPISFKWVLRARDNGAKVIHVDPRFTRTSAKADIYAPIRSGSDIGFLGGMIKYILDNDLIFKEYVVNYTNSSFIVSKKFKFNDGLFSGFDPTTAKYDKSQWAFEYESEGIPKKDPTLSHPRCVYQLMKKHFSRYTLDKVEKITGTPRKDILKVYKAYTATGRPDKSATIMYAMGWTQHTVGVQNIRSMAMIQLLLGNIGVAGGGVNALRGESNVQGSTDHCLLWHILPGYLGIPTASLDSLETYNTKKAAPHLKGAKDPMSAAWWQNYPKYMASFVKSMYPSADPNKAYEYLPKVDNGKNYSWLYLFEEMSKGAFDGFFAWGQNPACGGANSNKTREAMANLEWLVNVNIFDNETASFWKGPGMDPKKIKTECFMLPCAVSIEKEGSITNSGRWMQWRYQGPKPWGDTRPDGEIILELTKKIKELYAHEGGAYPEPILGLGTHLWEDAHGEFGPHEVAKLINGYFTRDTEVKGKQFKKGQLVPSFAYLKDDGSTMSGNWLYCNSYTEKGNMSARRDLSQTKEQAMIGLYPNFSWCWPVNRRIIYNRASVDMKGRPYAPKKPVIQWSGAKWIGDVPDGGWKPGTKYAFIMKPEGHGHIFGPGRADGPFPEYYEPLECPVPNHPFSKQLNNPTAVQFSSEYKAVCDPKYPFVCSTYRVTEHWQSGVMTRNTPWLLEAEPQMFCEMSEELAKARGIKNGEKVMVESARGELWAIAIVTKRIKPFKVMGNTVHQVGIPWHFGWVFPKDGGDAANLLSPSVGDPNTGIPETKAFMVNVRKA, from the coding sequence ATGAAAATTTGTCGTAGAGGTTTTCTCAAGCTCTCCGCTGCGGCAGGCACCGCTGCAGCATTCGGTGGACTGGGCATCAGTCTGAAGCCCACCGTTGCAAGAGCCCAGCTCCTCAAGACCCGCTGGGCCAAACAGACCACATCAGTCTGTTGTTACTGTGCCGTCGGCTGTGGCCTGATCGTCCATACGGACAAAGCCAGCCTGCGGGCCATCAATGTCGAAGGCGATCCCGACCACCCGGTCAACGAAGGTTCCCTGTGCGCCAAGGGCGCATCCATCTGGCAGCTCGGTGAAAACAAGCGCCGGGTGAAGAACGTCCTGTACCGTGCTCCCTACAGCGATAAGTGGGAAGTCAAGGACTGGGACTGGGCTCTTGAGCGTATCGCCAAGCGGGTCAAGGATACCCGCGACAAGACCTTTGCCCGCAAGAATGCAAAAGGGCAGATGGTCAACCGCTGTGACGGCATCGCGTCCGTCGGTTCAGCGGCCCTCGACAATGAAGAATGCTGGGCCTACCAAAGCATGCTTCGAGCCCTTGGCCTGGTGTACATAGAGCACCAGGCACGTATCTGACACAGCGCAACTGTTGCGGCTCTGGCAGAGTCGTTCGGACGCGGTGCGATGACAAATCACTGGATCGACATCAAGAACAGTGATTGCGTTTTGATCATGGGCAGCAACGCTGCCGAAAACCATCCAATTTCATTCAAATGGGTCCTTCGGGCGCGCGACAACGGCGCGAAGGTCATCCACGTTGACCCCAGGTTCACCCGAACCTCCGCCAAGGCTGACATCTACGCCCCCATCCGGTCGGGCTCTGACATCGGCTTCCTGGGCGGCATGATCAAGTACATTCTGGACAACGATCTGATCTTCAAGGAGTACGTGGTCAACTACACCAACTCCTCGTTCATCGTTTCCAAGAAATTCAAATTCAATGACGGGCTGTTCTCCGGCTTCGACCCCACGACCGCCAAATACGACAAGTCCCAGTGGGCCTTCGAGTATGAGTCTGAAGGTATCCCCAAAAAGGACCCCACCCTCTCCCATCCCCGCTGTGTCTACCAGCTGATGAAGAAACACTTCAGCCGTTACACTCTGGACAAGGTGGAAAAGATCACCGGTACTCCCAGAAAGGACATCCTGAAGGTCTACAAGGCCTACACGGCCACCGGTAGACCCGACAAGTCCGCCACCATCATGTATGCCATGGGCTGGACCCAGCATACCGTCGGCGTACAGAACATCCGCTCCATGGCCATGATCCAGCTGCTGCTGGGTAACATCGGTGTGGCTGGTGGCGGCGTCAATGCCCTGCGTGGTGAATCCAACGTCCAGGGGTCCACGGACCACTGTCTGCTGTGGCACATCCTGCCCGGCTACCTCGGAATCCCCACGGCCTCTCTGGACAGCCTGGAGACCTACAACACCAAAAAGGCTGCTCCGCACCTCAAGGGTGCCAAGGACCCCATGTCCGCAGCCTGGTGGCAGAACTATCCCAAGTACATGGCCAGCTTCGTGAAATCCATGTACCCCTCTGCCGATCCCAACAAGGCCTACGAGTATCTGCCCAAGGTCGATAATGGAAAGAACTACTCCTGGCTGTATCTCTTCGAAGAGATGAGCAAGGGCGCGTTCGATGGCTTCTTCGCCTGGGGCCAGAACCCGGCCTGCGGTGGCGCCAACTCCAACAAGACCCGCGAAGCCATGGCCAATCTGGAATGGCTGGTCAACGTCAACATCTTCGACAACGAAACCGCGTCCTTCTGGAAGGGACCGGGCATGGATCCCAAGAAGATCAAGACTGAGTGCTTCATGCTGCCTTGTGCAGTCTCCATTGAAAAGGAAGGCTCCATCACCAACTCCGGTCGCTGGATGCAGTGGCGCTATCAAGGGCCCAAGCCCTGGGGCGACACCCGGCCCGACGGTGAGATCATCCTTGAGCTGACCAAGAAGATCAAAGAGTTGTACGCCCACGAAGGCGGTGCCTACCCCGAACCCATTCTGGGCCTGGGTACTCACCTCTGGGAGGACGCCCACGGCGAGTTCGGCCCTCACGAAGTGGCCAAGCTCATCAACGGTTACTTCACCCGCGATACCGAGGTGAAGGGCAAGCAGTTCAAGAAGGGCCAACTGGTTCCGAGCTTCGCGTACTTAAAGGACGACGGCTCGACCATGTCCGGCAACTGGCTGTACTGCAACTCATACACCGAGAAGGGGAACATGTCCGCCAGACGCGACCTGTCCCAGACCAAGGAACAGGCCATGATCGGCCTGTACCCGAACTTCTCGTGGTGCTGGCCCGTCAACAGACGCATCATCTACAACCGTGCATCCGTTGACATGAAGGGCCGCCCCTATGCTCCCAAGAAGCCCGTCATTCAGTGGTCCGGCGCCAAATGGATTGGTGACGTTCCCGATGGTGGCTGGAAGCCTGGTACCAAGTATGCCTTCATCATGAAGCCAGAGGGCCATGGTCACATCTTTGGCCCCGGCAGGGCCGATGGACCATTCCCCGAATACTACGAGCCTCTGGAGTGCCCGGTTCCGAACCACCCGTTCTCCAAACAGCTCAACAACCCCACGGCAGTGCAGTTCTCCAGCGAGTACAAGGCGGTCTGTGATCCCAAGTACCCGTTCGTATGCTCCACCTACCGTGTGACCGAGCATTGGCAGTCCGGTGTCATGACCCGCAACACTCCCTGGCTGCTCGAAGCCGAACCGCAGATGTTCTGCGAAATGAGCGAAGAGCTGGCCAAGGCGCGCGGCATCAAGAATGGCGAAAAGGTCATGGTGGAAAGCGCTCGCGGCGAACTGTGGGCCATTGCCATCGTCACCAAGCGCATCAAGCCCTTCAAGGTCATGGGCAACACAGTACACCAAGTGGGTATCCCCTGGCACTTTGGCTGGGTCTTCCCCAAGGATGGCGGCGATGCGGCAAACCTGCTGTCCCCGTCTGTCGGTGACCCCAATACCGGCATCCCCGAAACCAAGGCCTTCATGGTCAACGTCAGAAAGGCGTAA
- a CDS encoding IS1595 family transposase: MFKEQPSECEDFDSIMESEATAKRWLLKHCWSNHQRFCPRCKSRKNYRLNSGRRRCARCRYTFHDFTGRWINNCNLSAQNWVRVLDLFANETTARQASKDLGLSYNTAYKAMNTIRFAILAHALDARQLIGPDSALGLSLSGRMLKNEPKIESTTVPTPVFGIMDRKEWVFVDLIPGFDIETILHFKLNFQLATVRVGNVVYTDRYQRYDTLICCAGNHPSADYIKGGDSVAIDKDHEGFWRFVSSRLAKFHGVTPQRFPLYLKELEFRYNSRNKDLLSVLADHLCDFVPEQD, encoded by the coding sequence GTGTTTAAGGAACAGCCCAGCGAATGCGAAGACTTCGACTCCATCATGGAGAGCGAGGCCACGGCCAAGCGCTGGCTGCTCAAGCACTGCTGGAGCAACCACCAGCGCTTCTGCCCACGCTGCAAGAGTCGTAAGAACTATCGCCTGAACAGTGGACGACGCCGTTGCGCCCGCTGCCGCTACACGTTCCACGACTTCACTGGCCGCTGGATCAACAACTGCAATCTCTCTGCCCAGAATTGGGTCAGGGTGCTGGACCTGTTTGCCAACGAGACCACCGCCCGACAGGCCAGCAAGGACCTAGGGCTGTCCTACAATACGGCCTACAAGGCCATGAACACCATCCGTTTCGCCATCCTGGCCCATGCGCTGGACGCCCGTCAGTTGATCGGGCCGGACTCTGCCCTGGGCCTGTCCCTGAGTGGCAGAATGCTCAAAAACGAACCAAAGATCGAAAGCACCACTGTTCCGACACCGGTCTTCGGCATCATGGACCGCAAGGAATGGGTCTTTGTTGATCTGATTCCCGGTTTTGACATCGAGACCATCCTGCACTTCAAACTGAACTTCCAATTAGCCACGGTGCGCGTGGGCAATGTAGTCTACACGGATCGTTACCAGCGTTATGACACCCTCATCTGCTGCGCCGGCAACCATCCTTCCGCCGACTATATCAAGGGTGGAGACAGTGTTGCCATCGATAAAGACCACGAAGGGTTCTGGCGCTTTGTTTCCTCACGCCTTGCAAAATTCCACGGGGTCACACCCCAGCGATTCCCGCTCTACCTCAAGGAGTTGGAGTTCCGCTACAACTCCCGCAACAAGGACCTTTTATCCGTTCTTGCCGACCATCTCTGCGATTTTGTTCCCGAACAGGACTAA
- the moaA gene encoding GTP 3',8-cyclase MoaA, translated as MIVDSHGRVVRYMRLSVTDRCNLRCFYCRSCEDLQSIPHDHILTYEEMLSLAKAAQQMKVEKLRLTGGEPFVRRDFLAFLGMLREDCPDLDVRITTNATLLSGKVPALKHLGVKRVNISLDTMSPAKFQEITGRDMFDRVRQGIDDCLHYGLKVKINVVAVRGVNDDELPAFLDFARTHPVDVRFIEFMPIGCATRWKGSSTWKSSEILADATKYATLEPLPRSRETDGPARMFSIKDGQGHIGLISPLTNHFCDTCNRLRITSDGKLRTCLFSDKEFNLRKVMRHPKLGPEAALRVMRLAAINKPIGHELLRQKINNQVCNKVMSSIGG; from the coding sequence ATGATCGTTGACTCACATGGACGCGTCGTCCGCTACATGAGATTGTCAGTCACGGACCGCTGCAATCTACGATGTTTCTACTGCCGCTCCTGCGAAGACCTCCAGAGCATCCCCCATGATCATATCCTGACCTATGAGGAAATGCTTTCCCTGGCCAAGGCAGCGCAGCAAATGAAGGTGGAAAAACTTCGCCTCACAGGCGGCGAACCCTTTGTCCGGCGAGACTTTCTGGCCTTTCTGGGAATGCTGCGCGAGGACTGTCCTGACCTGGATGTACGCATCACCACCAACGCCACCCTGCTTTCGGGCAAAGTCCCTGCCCTGAAGCACCTTGGCGTCAAGCGGGTGAATATCTCACTGGATACGATGTCCCCGGCCAAGTTCCAGGAAATCACCGGACGCGACATGTTTGACAGGGTCCGGCAAGGCATCGACGACTGCCTGCACTACGGTCTCAAGGTCAAAATCAATGTGGTGGCCGTACGCGGCGTCAACGACGATGAACTCCCCGCATTCCTCGACTTTGCACGTACCCATCCAGTGGATGTGCGCTTCATCGAATTCATGCCCATCGGCTGTGCCACGCGCTGGAAAGGCAGCAGCACCTGGAAATCCTCGGAAATCCTTGCAGACGCCACAAAGTATGCGACTCTTGAGCCGCTACCCCGCAGCCGCGAGACCGACGGCCCGGCCCGGATGTTCAGCATCAAGGATGGACAGGGGCATATTGGCCTTATCTCGCCACTCACCAATCATTTCTGCGACACCTGCAACAGGCTTCGCATCACTTCCGACGGCAAGCTCAGAACCTGTCTGTTCTCGGACAAGGAATTCAATCTGCGCAAGGTGATGCGCCACCCCAAGCTTGGCCCCGAAGCCGCACTGCGTGTCATGCGATTGGCCGCCATAAACAAACCCATCGGGCACGAGCTGCTGCGCCAGAAAATCAACAATCAGGTCTGCAACAAGGTGATGTCATCCATTGGAGGTTGA
- a CDS encoding TlpA family protein disulfide reductase produces the protein MNIFSRYKTFIAVAAMLLSLLFLSSAHAESADAPLSAKALKELVAKEQGRVVVINFWASWCGPCRREFPALKKLRTRFKDSELLLLGVSLDFDREMYTEFVTAQRFAYPVRLGDSQIMNDMNIEAIPKTLIFDMDGNLAQNHDGPAPFAELNALVKALLRKGRASEKLQ, from the coding sequence TTGAACATATTCTCCCGATACAAAACCTTCATCGCAGTCGCAGCCATGCTGTTGTCACTGCTTTTCCTCTCCTCTGCTCACGCTGAAAGTGCCGATGCCCCCCTGAGCGCCAAAGCCCTCAAGGAACTTGTCGCCAAAGAACAGGGCCGTGTGGTGGTCATCAATTTCTGGGCCTCCTGGTGTGGTCCATGCCGTCGTGAATTCCCAGCCCTGAAAAAATTACGGACCAGATTCAAGGACAGCGAACTCCTTCTTTTGGGAGTTTCTCTGGACTTCGACCGCGAGATGTATACAGAGTTTGTCACCGCGCAGAGATTCGCCTATCCAGTAAGACTCGGCGACTCGCAAATAATGAATGACATGAACATAGAGGCCATCCCCAAGACGCTCATCTTCGATATGGACGGCAACCTCGCTCAGAACCATGACGGACCGGCCCCCTTTGCCGAACTGAATGCCTTGGTCAAGGCACTCCTCAGGAAAGGCCGCGCTTCGGAGAAACTTCAATGA
- the mobA gene encoding molybdenum cofactor guanylyltransferase has translation MSKGLIGYVLAGGKSTRLGRDKVILPYSGETLLTRTVSLASKFCDQIWISGRDPQTLGVNLPWMQDDEPGMGPLGGILTGLTRLNKPLLVLACDLPMLDETTVARLVTARKQRPANAVMTTFLQQETGWIEALVSIYEPQAAALLHEAGRQGLYKLSAALPPAVRHHVPYSQHEASPFFNINFPADLAMLRQVEGRETA, from the coding sequence ATGAGCAAAGGGCTGATCGGATACGTTCTCGCTGGTGGCAAAAGTACTCGTCTTGGACGGGACAAAGTAATCCTGCCCTATTCCGGCGAAACCCTGCTGACCAGAACCGTGTCCCTGGCCTCAAAATTCTGCGACCAGATCTGGATTTCAGGCCGCGATCCGCAAACGCTGGGGGTCAACCTGCCATGGATGCAGGATGACGAACCCGGCATGGGACCACTGGGTGGCATTCTCACCGGTTTAACCCGACTGAACAAACCGCTGCTCGTGCTGGCCTGTGACCTGCCCATGCTCGACGAAACCACCGTGGCCAGACTGGTCACCGCCCGCAAGCAGCGCCCGGCCAATGCCGTCATGACGACTTTCCTGCAGCAGGAGACGGGGTGGATCGAAGCCCTGGTTTCCATTTATGAACCCCAGGCGGCCGCCCTGCTCCACGAGGCGGGCAGACAGGGGCTCTACAAACTCTCAGCAGCGCTCCCTCCTGCCGTGCGGCACCACGTGCCCTATTCACAGCATGAGGCCAGCCCCTTCTTCAACATCAATTTCCCCGCAGACCTTGCCATGCTCAGGCAGGTCGAAGGACGAGAAACAGCTTGA
- a CDS encoding formate dehydrogenase accessory sulfurtransferase FdhD: MPKTSTSSLPADGLATAKCRRFESGAWRDYTDTVTPEVRVTLLWPASEPVQLWAYPTDLTDLALGHAMIELCSQGQIPILQQTSGMEFSLIPADAPGRPAAARQRPLEADEILTRMEEFVTDGGRWDATGCFHRMAVYCPRREQFIDTVEDIGRHNCIDRIAARMFTAGEHPAELTLFISARATASLADKIARAGFKAVISRAAVTTTGLDVAQKAEMTLVGFARPGRFTVFNDPEGRIQDPKEAA; encoded by the coding sequence ATGCCAAAGACCAGCACATCATCCCTGCCGGCCGATGGCCTGGCCACGGCCAAATGTCGACGGTTTGAGAGCGGCGCCTGGCGCGACTATACCGACACCGTGACCCCGGAGGTCCGTGTCACTTTGCTCTGGCCTGCCTCGGAACCTGTCCAACTCTGGGCCTACCCCACGGACCTGACAGACCTCGCATTGGGACATGCAATGATCGAGTTATGCTCACAGGGGCAAATACCAATCCTGCAACAGACCTCGGGAATGGAATTTTCCCTGATCCCAGCAGATGCCCCCGGGCGGCCTGCCGCCGCAAGGCAACGCCCTCTGGAGGCCGATGAAATCCTGACCCGCATGGAAGAATTCGTGACTGACGGAGGACGTTGGGATGCCACCGGTTGTTTTCACCGCATGGCCGTTTACTGCCCCCGCCGTGAGCAGTTCATTGACACCGTCGAAGATATCGGTCGTCACAACTGTATCGACAGGATAGCCGCGCGCATGTTCACAGCTGGTGAACACCCTGCGGAGTTGACCCTGTTCATCTCCGCCCGAGCCACAGCATCACTGGCTGACAAAATCGCACGTGCTGGCTTCAAAGCTGTCATCAGCCGGGCAGCAGTCACGACCACAGGTCTCGATGTGGCCCAAAAGGCCGAGATGACTCTGGTAGGGTTCGCACGCCCCGGCCGTTTCACGGTTTTCAACGACCCCGAAGGACGTATTCAGGATCCTAAGGAGGCTGCATGA
- a CDS encoding formate dehydrogenase accessory protein FdhE: MSFSADLDLKRLSKRIETLKKRGDIPNDLLELVDAVFRRQLIARGEAKVNAPSEEQLTSEGQHAQGAPLVEREQFPYDRIQAEALFKEFLALITVREDGLGKAGQLIEQDLNSDNLDLDIAFAAHLSGDESYFEAMAEKTPEAPRTLPFLVQASLSPSIGAAAALLDDKHDSQMVWSHGHCPICASLPLMGELREKSGFRYVNCSFCSTSYRVPRMACAFCGETDAQKLAYFSADDETGYRVEVCESCKMYIKSADFRELDKAALPLIDDLESLSLDILAGNEGYSRPTLSGLGF, encoded by the coding sequence ATGTCCTTTTCTGCCGACCTGGATCTCAAGCGACTGTCCAAACGTATTGAGACATTGAAGAAGCGTGGCGATATTCCCAACGACCTCCTGGAATTGGTTGACGCAGTTTTCCGTCGTCAACTCATCGCTAGAGGCGAAGCCAAGGTCAACGCACCTTCAGAGGAGCAACTGACTTCGGAAGGACAGCACGCCCAAGGCGCCCCCCTCGTTGAGAGGGAACAGTTTCCTTATGACAGAATACAGGCAGAGGCCCTGTTCAAGGAATTTCTGGCTCTCATTACGGTACGGGAAGACGGCCTTGGCAAGGCAGGACAACTCATCGAGCAGGACCTGAACAGCGACAATCTCGATCTGGATATCGCTTTTGCCGCGCACTTGAGTGGTGATGAATCCTACTTCGAAGCCATGGCAGAAAAAACTCCCGAAGCCCCTCGCACCTTGCCCTTCCTCGTGCAGGCCAGCCTGTCTCCGTCCATCGGTGCGGCAGCAGCCCTGCTGGACGATAAGCACGACTCACAAATGGTCTGGTCGCATGGTCATTGCCCCATCTGCGCCAGCCTGCCTCTCATGGGCGAATTGCGCGAGAAATCAGGCTTCCGTTACGTAAACTGCTCGTTCTGCTCGACGAGTTACCGCGTCCCTCGCATGGCCTGCGCCTTCTGTGGCGAAACCGATGCACAAAAACTGGCCTATTTCAGCGCTGACGATGAAACAGGGTACCGGGTCGAGGTTTGCGAATCCTGCAAGATGTACATCAAGTCAGCAGACTTCCGCGAATTGGACAAGGCAGCGCTACCACTGATCGATGATCTCGAATCCCTGAGCCTGGATATCCTGGCTGGAAACGAGGGGTACTCCCGCCCAACCCTGTCCGGACTGGGTTTTTAG
- a CDS encoding substrate-binding domain-containing protein, giving the protein MLVATTVALSLIMMLATVGMAKDVLMMATTTSTDNTGLLDELAPMFTEDTGIDLRWTAIGTGKALAMGRNCDVDVLLVHAPGAEKKEVDAGNAIDRTQLMYNDFVIIGPASDPAGVKGMGVVEAMKTFAVKHGVFCSRGDNSGTNKKELSLWKAAGMAVPEKQDWYVQTGQGMIATIRVAAEKGGYTMTDRGTYIKYEANEKGNPALKVLVEGDKTLFNQYSAMAVNPAKCPKVQYELAGKFIDWMASAKAQKAIADFRLMGKQLFTPNAGM; this is encoded by the coding sequence ATGCTTGTGGCGACAACTGTGGCCCTGTCTTTGATCATGATGCTGGCAACCGTCGGTATGGCCAAGGACGTCTTGATGATGGCCACCACAACCAGTACTGATAATACCGGTCTGCTGGACGAGTTGGCCCCTATGTTTACTGAGGATACGGGCATTGATTTGCGCTGGACTGCTATTGGAACTGGCAAGGCCTTGGCTATGGGTCGCAATTGTGATGTGGATGTTCTTTTGGTGCACGCTCCCGGTGCGGAGAAAAAGGAAGTTGATGCCGGGAATGCAATTGATCGCACCCAGCTGATGTATAATGACTTCGTGATTATCGGGCCTGCTTCTGACCCCGCAGGTGTTAAGGGTATGGGCGTGGTCGAGGCCATGAAGACGTTCGCTGTTAAGCATGGTGTCTTCTGCAGCCGTGGTGACAACTCCGGCACCAACAAGAAGGAGCTTTCCTTGTGGAAGGCCGCCGGGATGGCAGTGCCTGAGAAGCAGGATTGGTATGTGCAGACCGGTCAGGGTATGATTGCCACCATCCGTGTTGCCGCAGAGAAGGGTGGCTATACTATGACTGACCGTGGTACCTACATCAAGTATGAGGCAAACGAGAAGGGTAACCCTGCGCTGAAGGTGTTGGTTGAGGGTGACAAGACTCTGTTTAATCAGTACAGCGCCATGGCCGTGAATCCTGCCAAGTGCCCCAAGGTCCAGTATGAGCTGGCCGGAAAGTTTATTGATTGGATGGCTTCTGCCAAAGCGCAGAAGGCTATCGCTGACTTCCGCCTGATGGGCAAGCAGTTGTTTACGCCTAACGCAGGGATGTAA
- a CDS encoding ABC transporter permease, with protein sequence MDYLLDGLMQAFVLLFSGHEETYSAVSITIMVSSLSIACCLIIGAPLGFLLGNNKFPGRKVLRMLMDTLLSFPTVVIGLLVYAMLSSKGPLGELGLLFTIPGIAVGQTLLGLPIVIAMTATAVENMDSRLKPTLRTLGASPRQVLLTTLWEARFHMALAAVAAYGRIVSEIGISMMVGGNIKWHTRTITTAIALETGKGQFAMGIALGLVLLLIAFAVNLSVVGLRRMAEK encoded by the coding sequence ATGGATTATTTGCTCGACGGCCTCATGCAGGCATTTGTTCTTCTTTTTTCAGGGCATGAGGAGACCTATTCGGCGGTGTCGATCACCATTATGGTCTCGTCTCTGTCCATCGCCTGTTGTCTGATAATTGGAGCTCCGCTGGGGTTTCTTCTGGGCAACAACAAGTTCCCGGGACGCAAAGTCCTGCGGATGCTCATGGATACCCTGCTTTCATTCCCCACTGTGGTTATTGGTCTGCTGGTTTATGCCATGCTGTCCTCGAAAGGCCCCTTGGGCGAGTTGGGGTTGCTGTTTACCATTCCCGGCATTGCCGTGGGGCAGACATTGCTCGGCCTGCCCATCGTCATCGCCATGACCGCCACGGCAGTGGAGAACATGGACAGTCGCCTGAAGCCGACTCTGCGGACTCTGGGCGCGTCGCCTCGTCAGGTGCTTCTGACCACGCTTTGGGAAGCGCGTTTTCATATGGCTTTGGCCGCAGTGGCTGCCTATGGCCGCATCGTCTCTGAGATAGGGATTTCGATGATGGTTGGTGGTAACATCAAATGGCACACCCGGACCATTACCACCGCCATTGCACTGGAAACGGGCAAAGGGCAGTTTGCTATGGGTATCGCTTTGGGACTGGTGTTGCTACTCATCGCTTTTGCCGTGAACTTGTCCGTTGTTGGGCTGAGAAGGATGGCTGAGAAATGA
- a CDS encoding ABC transporter ATP-binding protein, which yields MSPLLYELRDVVQEYGGREVLRVPKLDLYERRITGLAGPNGSGKSTLMRLLAFLESPAHGVVKYAGNGKADADNGVRREVTLLTQEPYLLKRSVAANVAYGMKVRGLGASLERVGHSLEMVGLDPELFMHRAWYELSGGEAQRVALAARLVLRPKVLLLDEPTASLDEVSVDRIHHAVLAAREQWGTTLVVVSHDMGWLNKVCDEIISLRSGRIQSPDNSS from the coding sequence ATGAGTCCATTGCTGTATGAACTGCGTGATGTGGTGCAAGAATATGGTGGCAGGGAAGTTTTGCGAGTGCCGAAGCTTGATCTCTACGAACGTAGGATAACCGGCTTGGCTGGACCCAACGGCAGCGGCAAGAGTACCTTGATGCGTTTGTTGGCCTTTCTGGAATCTCCCGCTCACGGTGTTGTGAAATACGCGGGCAATGGGAAGGCGGATGCCGACAATGGCGTGCGGCGCGAGGTGACCCTGCTGACGCAGGAACCGTATTTGCTGAAGAGATCGGTTGCCGCCAATGTGGCCTATGGCATGAAGGTGCGGGGGCTTGGTGCCAGCCTGGAACGAGTGGGGCATTCGCTTGAAATGGTCGGGCTTGATCCTGAGCTGTTCATGCATCGGGCGTGGTATGAACTGTCCGGTGGGGAAGCTCAGCGGGTTGCGTTGGCTGCTCGTCTGGTGCTGCGGCCCAAGGTTCTTCTGCTGGACGAACCCACGGCAAGCCTCGATGAAGTGAGTGTTGATCGCATACATCATGCTGTTCTGGCTGCCCGCGAGCAGTGGGGAACAACTCTGGTCGTTGTCAGTCATGACATGGGCTGGTTGAATAAAGTGTGCGACGAGATAATATCCCTGCGCAGCGGTCGAATTCAATCGCCTGACAATTCATCCTGA